Proteins encoded within one genomic window of Pigmentiphaga sp. H8:
- a CDS encoding membrane dipeptidase, producing the protein MGNDRTQPFRIDGLQYNNWSEKIFRQWREGGLDAVHVTIAYHENFREMVQVIERWNRWFETFPELIVLARGADDVRRARGEGRTAVVFGCQNPSPIEDDIGLVEVLHTLGVRFMQLTYNNQSLLASGCYEANDGGVTRMGREVIREMNRVGLVIDMSHSGERSTLEAIELSQRPIVVSHANPHAWAPALRNKSDTVIKALAASGGMLGFSLYPHHLKDKSACRLETFCEMVARTAELAGVEALGIGSDLCQDQPDSVVQWMRMGRYTKRMDYGEGSAAQPGFPPQPDWFRDSRDMARIEAGLRAVGFSDRDTAMVLGENWLRFFEAGFGPMPADAREAA; encoded by the coding sequence ATGGGCAACGACAGGACGCAACCCTTTCGCATCGACGGGCTGCAATACAACAACTGGTCCGAGAAGATCTTCCGCCAATGGCGCGAGGGCGGCCTGGACGCCGTGCACGTCACCATCGCGTACCACGAGAACTTCCGGGAGATGGTGCAGGTCATCGAACGCTGGAACCGCTGGTTCGAGACTTTCCCCGAACTCATCGTCCTGGCCCGCGGCGCCGACGACGTGCGCCGGGCGCGCGGCGAAGGGCGCACGGCGGTCGTGTTCGGATGCCAGAATCCCTCGCCCATCGAGGACGACATCGGTCTGGTGGAAGTGCTGCATACGCTGGGCGTGCGCTTCATGCAGCTGACCTACAACAACCAGTCCCTGCTGGCCAGCGGCTGCTATGAAGCGAACGACGGCGGCGTCACCCGCATGGGGCGCGAGGTCATACGCGAGATGAACCGCGTCGGCCTGGTAATCGACATGAGCCACTCGGGCGAGCGTTCGACGCTCGAGGCGATCGAGCTGTCGCAGCGCCCCATCGTCGTCAGCCACGCCAACCCGCATGCCTGGGCGCCCGCGCTGCGCAACAAGTCGGACACGGTCATCAAGGCGCTGGCCGCGTCCGGCGGCATGCTGGGTTTTTCCCTGTATCCCCATCACCTGAAGGACAAGTCGGCCTGCCGCCTGGAAACTTTCTGCGAGATGGTGGCGCGGACCGCCGAGCTGGCGGGGGTCGAGGCATTGGGCATAGGCTCGGATCTGTGCCAGGACCAGCCGGACTCCGTCGTGCAGTGGATGCGGATGGGGCGTTACACCAAGCGCATGGACTATGGTGAAGGATCGGCCGCGCAGCCGGGGTTCCCGCCGCAGCCGGACTGGTTCCGGGACAGCCGCGACATGGCGCGGATCGAGGCCGGGCTGCGCGCCGTGGGCTTCTCCGACCGGGACACCGCGATGGTGCTGGGCGAGAACTGGCTGCGCTTCTTCGAAGCGGGTTTCGGACCCATGCCAGCCGATGCGCGGGAGGCCGCGTGA
- the ahcY gene encoding adenosylhomocysteinase, with translation MNAVPNAQTPDHRIADIALANWGRREISIAETEMPGLMAIREEFAATQPLKGARIAGSLHMTIQTAVLIETLKALGADVRWASCNIFSTQDHAAAAIAASGTPVFAIKGESLADYWEYTHQIFEWPAGAHANMILDDGGDATLLLHLGTRAEQDATVLAKPGSEEEVALFDSIRSTLKRDPKWYSTRLAQIKGVTEETTTGVHRLYQMSKKGELAFAAINVNDSVTKSKFDNLYGCRESLVDGIKRATDVMVAGKVAVVCGYGDVGKGCAQALAALRAQVWVTEVDPICALQAAMEGYKVVTMDYAADKADIFVTATGNYHVITHEHLVAMKDEAIVCNIGHFDNEIDVASLKQYKWEEIKPQVDHIVLPSGKRIILLAQGRLVNLGCATGHPSFVMSSSFANQTIAQIELWTRNENYAKGQVYVLPKQLDEKVARLHLKKLGVQLTQLRADQAAYINVAVEGPYKPEHYRY, from the coding sequence ATGAACGCTGTACCCAACGCCCAGACCCCCGACCACCGCATCGCCGACATCGCACTGGCCAACTGGGGCCGCCGCGAGATCAGCATCGCCGAGACCGAGATGCCCGGCCTGATGGCGATCCGCGAGGAATTCGCCGCCACCCAGCCGCTCAAGGGCGCCCGCATCGCCGGCAGCCTGCACATGACCATCCAGACCGCCGTGCTGATCGAGACGCTCAAGGCCCTGGGCGCCGACGTGCGCTGGGCTTCGTGCAACATCTTCTCGACCCAGGACCACGCCGCGGCGGCCATCGCCGCCTCGGGCACGCCGGTGTTCGCGATCAAGGGCGAGTCGCTGGCCGACTATTGGGAATACACCCACCAGATCTTCGAATGGCCGGCCGGCGCCCATGCCAACATGATCCTGGACGACGGCGGCGACGCCACCCTGCTGCTGCATCTGGGCACCCGCGCCGAGCAGGACGCCACCGTGCTGGCCAAGCCCGGCAGCGAAGAGGAAGTGGCGCTGTTCGATTCGATCCGCAGCACCCTCAAGCGCGATCCGAAGTGGTACTCCACCCGCCTCGCCCAGATCAAGGGCGTGACCGAGGAAACCACGACCGGCGTGCACCGCCTCTACCAGATGTCCAAGAAGGGCGAGCTGGCCTTCGCCGCGATCAACGTCAACGACTCGGTCACCAAGTCCAAGTTCGACAACCTGTACGGCTGCCGCGAATCGCTGGTGGACGGCATCAAGCGCGCCACCGACGTCATGGTCGCGGGCAAGGTCGCGGTCGTGTGCGGCTACGGCGACGTGGGCAAGGGCTGCGCCCAGGCGCTGGCCGCGCTGCGCGCCCAGGTCTGGGTGACTGAAGTCGATCCCATCTGCGCGCTGCAGGCCGCGATGGAAGGCTACAAGGTCGTGACCATGGACTACGCGGCCGACAAGGCCGACATCTTCGTCACCGCCACCGGCAACTACCACGTCATCACGCACGAGCACCTGGTGGCGATGAAGGACGAGGCCATCGTCTGCAACATCGGCCACTTCGACAACGAGATCGACGTCGCCTCGCTCAAGCAGTACAAGTGGGAAGAGATCAAGCCGCAGGTCGACCACATCGTCCTGCCCTCGGGCAAGCGCATCATCCTGCTGGCGCAGGGCCGGCTGGTGAACCTGGGCTGCGCCACCGGCCACCCCTCGTTCGTGATGTCGTCCTCGTTCGCCAACCAGACCATCGCGCAGATCGAGCTGTGGACCCGCAACGAGAACTACGCCAAGGGCCAGGTCTACGTGCTGCCCAAGCAGCTGGACGAGAAGGTCGCGCGCCTGCACCTGAAGAAGCTGGGCGTCCAGCTGACCCAGCTGCGCGCCGACCAGGCCGCCTACATCAACGTGGCGGTCGAAGGCCCCTACAAGCCCGAGCACTACCGCTATTGA
- a CDS encoding 5-formyltetrahydrofolate cyclo-ligase, with protein MAARIASGKPREATAAALRPRLRALRAAMSATERAAADARIAGLLQGRIHDYLAVAPGGGRRVVLSAFWPIGDEPDLRPALQAWARDDRLELTLPVILTKAAPLEFRAWTPDTPMAPGAYGIPEPRSTEPRTPDIVLVPTLGYTVDGDRIGYGGGYYDRTLAALRQGGHETLALGIAYACGRLAPDVHVPEPHDMRLDAIITEEGCMPGPHTTDQGRKQPSKEP; from the coding sequence ATGGCAGCAAGAATAGCATCGGGTAAACCCAGGGAGGCCACCGCCGCGGCCCTGCGTCCACGCCTGCGCGCCCTGCGCGCGGCCATGAGCGCCACCGAGCGCGCCGCGGCCGACGCCCGCATCGCCGGCCTCCTGCAAGGCAGGATACACGACTACCTGGCCGTGGCCCCTGGGGGCGGCAGGCGCGTGGTGCTGTCGGCTTTCTGGCCCATCGGCGACGAACCCGACCTGCGCCCCGCCTTGCAGGCCTGGGCCCGCGACGACCGGCTGGAACTGACCCTACCCGTGATCTTGACCAAGGCCGCCCCCCTGGAGTTCCGCGCCTGGACTCCCGACACCCCCATGGCCCCCGGCGCCTACGGCATCCCCGAACCCCGGTCCACCGAGCCCCGTACCCCCGACATCGTCCTCGTCCCCACCCTGGGCTACACCGTCGACGGCGACCGCATCGGCTACGGCGGCGGCTACTACGACCGCACCCTGGCCGCCCTGCGCCAGGGCGGCCACGAGACCCTGGCCCTGGGCATCGCCTACGCCTGCGGCCGCCTGGCTCCCGACGTGCACGTACCCGAGCCGCACGACATGCGGCTCGACGCCATCATCACCGAAGAAGGATGCATGCCCGGTCCCCACACCACCGACCAAGGCCGGAAACAACCGTCTAAAGAACCCTAA
- a CDS encoding LysR family transcriptional regulator — MKIDQLRTFVAVVDTGALVEAGDRMGRTPAALSMTLKQIESELGGALFEGERKNRLTPLGRHVHLQAQRALHAFDAALAQMRGYARGGQGIARIAAVPSAATRLLPAAIARMRATHPGVRIDLRDIDSAAVIQAVSAGVVDFGIATAPASSAHPDLNAEPLLKDPFVLVCPAGHRLNALKRPVRWRDIDPAEFIANGLCSRFSSPELSRLVEQAPLNLHNTTSLLTFVAQGFGVTLLPTMAVTASRTVRLLPLADHGATRSLDLITQRDASLSPASQAMLERVLDCSRTMAATV, encoded by the coding sequence ATGAAGATCGACCAACTACGGACTTTCGTCGCGGTGGTGGACACGGGCGCGCTGGTCGAGGCGGGCGACCGGATGGGCCGCACGCCCGCCGCGCTGTCGATGACCCTGAAGCAGATCGAATCGGAACTGGGCGGCGCGCTGTTCGAGGGTGAACGCAAGAACCGGCTGACACCGCTGGGCCGGCACGTGCATCTCCAGGCGCAGCGGGCCCTGCATGCCTTCGATGCCGCGCTGGCCCAGATGCGCGGCTACGCCCGCGGCGGCCAGGGTATCGCGCGGATCGCGGCCGTGCCGTCGGCGGCCACTCGCCTGCTGCCGGCCGCGATCGCGCGCATGCGGGCCACCCACCCCGGCGTGCGCATCGACCTGCGGGACATCGATTCGGCGGCGGTCATCCAGGCCGTTTCCGCCGGCGTCGTCGACTTCGGCATCGCCACGGCGCCCGCATCCAGTGCCCATCCGGACCTGAATGCCGAACCGCTGCTGAAGGATCCCTTCGTACTGGTCTGCCCCGCCGGCCACCGCCTGAACGCACTGAAACGGCCGGTCCGCTGGCGCGACATCGATCCGGCGGAGTTCATCGCCAACGGCCTGTGTTCGCGCTTTTCCTCGCCCGAGCTGTCGCGCCTGGTGGAACAGGCGCCGCTGAATCTGCACAACACCACGTCGCTGCTGACCTTCGTGGCCCAGGGGTTCGGCGTCACGCTGCTGCCCACCATGGCCGTCACGGCCAGCCGGACGGTCCGCCTGCTGCCGCTGGCCGACCATGGCGCGACCCGCAGCCTGGACCTGATCACGCAGCGCGACGCCAGCCTGAGCCCGGCGTCCCAGGCCATGCTGGAACGGGTCCTGGACTGCAGCCGCACCATGGCCGCCACGGTCTGA
- a CDS encoding EAL domain-containing protein, with amino-acid sequence MPGPDVRALAFQPISSLLDGTCNLYQSVTARLLAAPDDDVPDAPGLPLVQAVMAVLRDHPWITLGCAVSPDMLADEAGWAPLLGELRADNRLARRLVIELAQGGDRLETRQALGLAGRLRRLGCLLAIDDFGAAGGTVDFLLDARPDIVRIAPAYLHRARRLHGVGGTSGLIRLCRRLAPAIVIQGVDDPADLLRLPREAGVWIQGVMAGLPALHAPWLRHSPWRLAACAGERH; translated from the coding sequence ATGCCCGGCCCCGATGTCCGGGCCTTGGCTTTCCAGCCCATCTCGTCGCTGCTGGACGGCACGTGCAATCTCTACCAGAGCGTCACGGCCCGCCTGCTGGCGGCGCCGGATGACGACGTGCCGGACGCGCCCGGCCTCCCGCTCGTCCAGGCCGTGATGGCGGTCCTGCGCGACCACCCCTGGATCACGCTGGGCTGCGCGGTCTCGCCCGACATGCTGGCCGACGAGGCCGGCTGGGCTCCCCTGCTGGGCGAACTCCGCGCCGACAACCGGCTCGCCCGGCGGCTGGTGATCGAACTGGCACAAGGTGGCGACCGGCTGGAAACGCGGCAAGCCCTCGGCCTTGCCGGCCGGCTGCGGCGACTGGGCTGCCTGCTGGCCATCGACGACTTCGGCGCGGCCGGCGGCACCGTGGACTTCCTGCTGGATGCCCGTCCCGACATCGTCAGGATCGCCCCGGCGTACCTGCATCGCGCGCGGCGCCTGCATGGCGTCGGCGGCACCTCCGGCCTGATCCGGCTGTGCCGCCGGCTGGCGCCGGCGATCGTCATCCAGGGCGTGGACGATCCCGCCGACCTGCTGCGCCTGCCGCGCGAGGCCGGCGTATGGATCCAGGGTGTCATGGCGGGCCTTCCGGCGCTGCATGCTCCCTGGCTGCGGCACAGCCCCTGGCGCCTGGCGGCCTGCGCCGGCGAACGCCACTGA
- a CDS encoding sulfatase yields MAAPNILIFITDQHRADHLGCYGNPVLRTPHIDALASAGVRAERFYAASTTCMSNRATLMTGRLPSVHGVVHNGINLSLDQTTFVELLRDAGYATALIGKSHLQCFGYDHPDKRAWRPVEGRRSPAEGLRDATKRPRMGDGYGNEWTPDWKAGRRQRVDTPYYGFDHVELCTLHGDQVQGDYARWLAERHPDPDSLRGRDHALSAEGYGAPQAWRTRLPESLYPSSYIGERACGWLESRAAEAGPASPFFLMCSFPDPHHPFTPPGRFWDMYDPADVPLPASFRAPGSSPLVRGVHDYGRDGGTREGYTAFPVSERECREITALTYGMIGLIDEQVGRVMATLDRLGMRENTIVVFTSDHGDMMGDHGVMLKGPMHYQGVVRVPFIWSDPALPATRRGTACGAPAGTLDIAGTVLDRAGIAAYNGMQGLSLRRMLEHGAPLPRPGVLVENEPVMFQFGRPRRFRLRTLLTGRWRITQSDDRALCELYDLEQDPLEQRNLWDDPAAAGRRAELTDLLLASMIEHADASPLPAGVA; encoded by the coding sequence ATGGCCGCGCCTAACATCCTGATCTTCATCACCGACCAGCACCGGGCCGACCATCTGGGCTGCTACGGCAACCCCGTGCTGCGCACGCCCCACATCGACGCGCTGGCGTCGGCGGGCGTCCGCGCCGAGCGTTTCTACGCCGCCAGCACGACCTGCATGTCCAACCGCGCGACGCTGATGACGGGACGCCTGCCATCGGTGCACGGAGTCGTCCACAACGGCATCAACCTGTCGCTGGACCAGACCACCTTCGTGGAACTGCTGCGGGATGCGGGCTATGCCACCGCGCTGATCGGCAAGTCGCACCTGCAATGCTTCGGCTACGACCATCCCGACAAGCGCGCCTGGCGGCCCGTCGAGGGGCGCCGGTCGCCCGCCGAGGGCCTGCGCGACGCCACCAAGCGGCCGCGCATGGGGGACGGCTACGGCAACGAATGGACGCCGGACTGGAAGGCGGGGCGGCGCCAGCGCGTCGACACGCCCTACTACGGCTTCGATCACGTCGAACTGTGCACGCTGCATGGCGACCAGGTGCAGGGCGACTACGCCCGCTGGCTGGCCGAGCGCCATCCGGATCCCGACAGCCTGCGCGGGCGGGACCATGCCTTGTCCGCCGAAGGGTACGGGGCGCCGCAGGCCTGGCGCACGCGCCTGCCGGAGTCGCTCTATCCCTCGTCCTACATCGGCGAGCGGGCCTGCGGCTGGCTGGAGTCCCGGGCCGCCGAAGCGGGACCGGCATCGCCGTTCTTCCTGATGTGCTCCTTTCCCGACCCGCACCACCCCTTCACGCCGCCGGGCCGGTTCTGGGACATGTACGATCCGGCGGACGTGCCGCTGCCGGCATCGTTCCGCGCGCCCGGCAGCTCGCCGCTGGTTCGGGGCGTGCACGACTACGGCCGTGACGGCGGCACGCGCGAGGGCTATACGGCCTTCCCCGTCTCGGAGCGCGAGTGCCGCGAGATCACGGCCCTGACCTACGGCATGATCGGCCTGATCGACGAGCAGGTCGGCCGCGTGATGGCGACGCTGGACCGCCTGGGCATGCGCGAGAACACCATCGTCGTCTTCACCAGCGACCACGGCGACATGATGGGAGACCACGGCGTCATGCTGAAGGGACCCATGCATTACCAGGGCGTGGTCAGGGTGCCGTTCATCTGGAGCGATCCCGCGTTGCCGGCAACCCGGCGCGGAACGGCCTGCGGGGCGCCGGCCGGGACCCTGGACATCGCCGGGACCGTGCTCGACCGGGCGGGCATCGCCGCCTACAACGGCATGCAGGGCCTGAGCCTGCGCCGGATGCTGGAGCACGGCGCCCCGCTGCCGCGGCCGGGCGTGCTGGTGGAGAACGAGCCGGTCATGTTCCAGTTCGGACGTCCGCGGCGCTTCCGCCTGCGTACGCTGTTGACCGGACGGTGGCGGATCACGCAGTCGGACGACCGGGCGCTGTGCGAACTCTATGACCTGGAGCAGGATCCGCTGGAGCAGCGTAATCTCTGGGACGATCCGGCCGCGGCAGGCCGCCGCGCCGAGCTGACCGATCTCCTGCTGGCGTCCATGATCGAGCATGCCGACGCATCGCCGCTGCCCGCCGGGGTTGCCTGA
- a CDS encoding phage holin family protein, with amino-acid sequence MTLLLVWLLNAVALLVVAYLLPGITVASFGSALIAALVLGLLNSLVKPVLVLLTLPITVVTLGLFLIVLNALLFWFAGSILKGFQVSGFWWAVIGALLYSLISGLLSAIVPN; translated from the coding sequence ATGACCCTGTTACTCGTCTGGTTGCTCAACGCCGTGGCACTGCTGGTCGTGGCCTATCTGCTGCCCGGCATCACCGTGGCGAGCTTCGGTTCGGCGCTGATCGCGGCGCTGGTGCTGGGCCTGCTCAATTCGCTGGTCAAGCCGGTGCTGGTGCTGCTGACGCTGCCGATCACCGTGGTCACGCTGGGCCTGTTCCTGATCGTGCTGAACGCGCTGCTGTTCTGGTTCGCGGGTTCGATCCTGAAGGGTTTCCAGGTCAGCGGTTTCTGGTGGGCCGTGATCGGGGCGCTGCTCTACAGTCTGATCTCGGGCCTGTTGTCGGCCATCGTGCCGAACTGA
- a CDS encoding LysR family transcriptional regulator, protein MDHLRLIVTFARAAEAGSFSKAARTLGVTPQAVSAQIRQLEQQVGVRLFYRTTRSINLTEEGRAFHERCRAGMETIQGGLDVLRDRTEQMVGTVRLALPYAISYELVAPLMGRFMDRYPQVRVDMLTLNQLPDVVEHGVDVGIIGGELPSSSLVARKAGAFNHVLCASPDYLDERGVPDHVDALRDHRCVLLRHPRTGRLWPWTFQSGGDIVTLNPEGALSVQDAESQHRAVLHGAGIGQIASYYAAPHIRAGRLRPLSIGYVSRQVDVHLYLPQRDHIPLRCRALADYLLAELKRNPDLVPATF, encoded by the coding sequence ATGGACCACCTGCGGCTCATCGTCACGTTCGCCCGGGCGGCGGAAGCGGGCAGCTTCAGCAAGGCGGCCCGCACGCTGGGCGTCACGCCGCAGGCCGTCAGCGCCCAGATCCGGCAGCTCGAACAACAGGTCGGCGTGCGCCTGTTCTACCGCACCACCCGCAGCATCAACCTGACCGAGGAAGGCCGGGCCTTCCACGAACGCTGCCGCGCCGGCATGGAAACCATCCAGGGCGGGCTCGACGTCCTGCGCGACCGCACCGAGCAAATGGTGGGCACGGTCAGGCTGGCGCTGCCCTATGCCATCAGCTATGAACTGGTCGCGCCGCTGATGGGGCGCTTCATGGACCGCTATCCCCAGGTCCGGGTCGACATGCTGACCCTGAACCAGTTGCCGGACGTGGTCGAGCACGGCGTGGACGTGGGCATCATCGGCGGCGAGCTTCCCAGCAGCTCGCTGGTCGCCCGCAAGGCCGGGGCCTTCAACCACGTGCTGTGCGCCTCGCCGGACTACCTGGACGAACGGGGCGTGCCGGACCACGTGGACGCGTTGCGCGACCATCGCTGCGTGCTGCTGCGCCACCCCCGCACGGGAAGGCTCTGGCCCTGGACCTTCCAGTCGGGCGGCGACATCGTCACGCTCAATCCCGAAGGCGCGCTGTCGGTGCAGGACGCCGAAAGCCAGCACCGCGCGGTGCTGCACGGCGCGGGCATCGGCCAGATCGCCAGCTACTACGCGGCGCCGCACATTCGCGCGGGCAGGCTGCGCCCGCTGTCCATCGGCTACGTCTCGCGCCAGGTCGACGTCCATCTCTACCTGCCCCAGCGCGACCACATCCCCTTGCGCTGCCGGGCGCTGGCCGACTATCTGCTGGCCGAACTCAAGCGCAATCCGGACCTGGTTCCCGCAACATTCTGA
- a CDS encoding tripartite tricarboxylate transporter substrate binding protein → MDGKRKDGMRPGRRAGLRAGAGLGACWLAGGGLLPRPAMAQGFPARAVTLVVPFPPGGGVDPIARLLSEKLGKAWGQPVVVSNRPGGGSSIGTGIVARAEPDGYTLLVTANTFAMAPHVLPRNLGYTFDVQRDFTPIAMISSTPMLLLAHPGLGVKNARELAGLARTGPPLAYATSGNGSPMHIAGELFNRAAGLSLLHSPYRGVGPALNDALGGQVKLIYLGYGGAKPYIESGRLVPLAVVDERRSPLIPDLPTMAEQGFPGVFVNIWFGVYGPAGMAPALADSLNAQINAALREPDAVEHFKQRGELVVGGPREVLAKATRDDYERYGEIVKRFKIQAD, encoded by the coding sequence ATGGATGGCAAGCGCAAGGACGGCATGCGGCCCGGCCGGCGAGCGGGGCTGCGCGCGGGCGCCGGGCTGGGGGCCTGCTGGCTCGCGGGCGGGGGGCTGCTGCCGCGGCCCGCGATGGCCCAGGGATTTCCCGCCAGGGCGGTGACGCTGGTCGTGCCGTTCCCGCCAGGGGGCGGGGTGGACCCCATCGCCCGGCTGCTGAGCGAGAAGCTGGGCAAGGCCTGGGGCCAGCCGGTGGTGGTCAGCAACCGTCCCGGCGGGGGCAGCAGCATAGGCACCGGCATCGTGGCGCGTGCAGAACCCGACGGCTACACCCTGCTGGTCACGGCCAACACCTTCGCCATGGCGCCCCACGTCCTGCCCCGGAACCTGGGCTATACCTTCGACGTGCAGCGGGACTTCACGCCCATCGCGATGATTTCCTCCACGCCCATGCTGCTGCTGGCGCATCCCGGCCTGGGCGTGAAGAACGCCCGCGAACTGGCCGGACTTGCCCGGACCGGACCGCCGCTGGCCTATGCGACCTCCGGCAACGGGTCGCCCATGCACATCGCCGGCGAACTGTTCAACCGCGCCGCCGGGCTGTCGCTGCTGCATTCTCCGTACCGTGGCGTGGGGCCGGCGCTGAACGACGCGCTGGGCGGACAGGTCAAGCTCATCTATCTCGGCTACGGCGGCGCCAAGCCCTACATCGAGAGCGGACGGCTGGTGCCGCTCGCCGTGGTGGACGAACGCCGCAGCCCGCTGATCCCCGACCTGCCCACGATGGCGGAGCAGGGCTTCCCCGGTGTGTTCGTGAACATCTGGTTCGGCGTCTACGGTCCGGCGGGGATGGCGCCCGCGCTGGCCGACTCGTTGAACGCGCAGATCAACGCGGCCCTGCGCGAGCCGGATGCCGTGGAGCATTTCAAGCAGCGCGGCGAACTGGTGGTGGGCGGCCCGCGCGAGGTGCTGGCCAAGGCCACCCGCGACGACTACGAGCGTTACGGCGAGATCGTGAAACGCTTCAAGATCCAGGCGGACTGA
- the metF gene encoding methylenetetrahydrofolate reductase [NAD(P)H] — protein sequence MSSSLSPDPAPADAAPVFSLEFFPPRDIAAQERLVRTAKQLQGLHPHFASVTFGAGGSTRDGTMLAVSMLQKLGYEAAPHLSCIGSTPESLRDILYTYRQAGIRRLVALRGDMPSGMGDMGELRYARDLVEFIRQETGDWFHIEVAAYPEMHPQAQGPEADLDRFVEKMRAGADSAITQYFFNADAYFDFVDRATAKGVLAPIVPGIMPITNYTQLARFSDMCGAEIPRWIRLRLASYGDDRASIRAFGHDVVVELCQTLLDGGAPGLHFYTMNQADATQAVWKELER from the coding sequence GTGAGTTCATCCTTATCTCCCGACCCGGCGCCGGCTGACGCCGCGCCGGTCTTCAGCCTGGAGTTCTTTCCGCCGCGCGACATCGCGGCGCAGGAACGGCTGGTACGCACGGCCAAGCAGTTGCAGGGCCTGCATCCCCATTTCGCCAGCGTGACGTTCGGCGCGGGCGGTTCGACCCGCGACGGCACGATGCTGGCGGTGTCGATGCTGCAGAAGCTGGGCTACGAGGCCGCGCCGCATCTGTCGTGCATAGGTTCGACCCCCGAAAGCCTGCGCGACATTCTCTATACCTACCGTCAGGCCGGGATCCGACGCCTGGTGGCCCTGCGCGGGGACATGCCGTCGGGCATGGGCGACATGGGCGAGCTGCGCTATGCGCGGGACCTGGTGGAGTTCATCCGCCAGGAAACGGGGGACTGGTTCCATATCGAGGTGGCGGCGTATCCGGAGATGCATCCGCAGGCCCAGGGGCCGGAGGCGGATCTGGACCGGTTCGTGGAGAAGATGCGGGCGGGCGCGGACAGCGCGATCACGCAGTATTTCTTCAATGCTGATGCGTACTTCGATTTCGTGGACCGGGCGACGGCGAAGGGCGTGTTGGCGCCCATCGTGCCGGGGATCATGCCGATCACGAATTACACGCAGCTGGCGCGGTTCTCGGATATGTGCGGGGCGGAGATTCCTCGATGGATACGGTTGCGGCTGGCGTCGTACGGGGATGATCGGGCTTCCATCCGGGCGTTCGGGCACGACGTGGTGGTGGAGCTTTGCCAGACCTTGCTGGACGGGGGCGCGCCGGGGCTGCATTTCTATACGATGAACCAGGCGGACGCTACCCAGGCTGTCTGGAAGGAATTGGAGCGGTGA